In Tepidimonas taiwanensis, the following are encoded in one genomic region:
- a CDS encoding response regulator — MSAQALRMRPLRVLVADDNPLNLRLATRILREMGHSGVLVQDGAKALEALAAQRFDVVLLDVTMPGMDGIEALRELRARERGGAARTAVIMVTAHDLPEDRRRLLQAGADGYVAKPIDAERLAAELARVMGH, encoded by the coding sequence ATGAGCGCTCAAGCCCTTCGCATGCGGCCGCTGCGTGTGCTGGTGGCCGACGACAACCCGTTGAACCTGCGCCTGGCGACTCGCATCCTGCGCGAGATGGGGCACAGCGGCGTCCTCGTGCAGGACGGCGCGAAGGCACTGGAGGCGCTGGCGGCGCAGCGCTTCGACGTCGTGCTGCTGGACGTGACGATGCCGGGGATGGACGGGATCGAGGCGTTGCGCGAACTGCGCGCGCGCGAGCGTGGCGGGGCCGCGCGCACCGCGGTAATCATGGTCACGGCGCACGACCTGCCGGAAGACCGGCGGCGCCTGCTGCAGGCGGGGGCGGACGGCTATGTGGCCAAACCGATCGACGCCGAGCGGCTGGCCGCCGAGCTGGCCCGGGTGATGGGTCACTGA
- a CDS encoding PAS domain S-box protein, which yields MADARPTPPASPAATVERNGGVIALLVVVLVLALGVALGRWIDRQAQAALQAHLTQELDAASRRLQAAFDRYGNLLLGVRAWMHAQPDADWRAARAYAGPLELAERFPALTGFAYLRRLPADTVASWQAAQAQRPGAAVRVRPMRPGGPPTPDHYVIDWIEPSGQDHLVGLELSSDPIRWAAMRQAAQTGEVAVTAPVRLANTERTEYGLLFVLPLYRGGWTPASVAQRWEALEGFVVLGVPALELAREAALNEARYDWHWVDPEASRAAAASPPGQPLALDPPDALPGVALLDADGHDPTSPVAALLDSGARVVALGEAILGQRRYQLGVRSTPALEAQWHPVGAWIVGVGALPVALLAGWATLGVFRLRREQRERLALLQGDVQRLSLVARYTQNAIILTDRDGRVTWVNDACERITGYTADELIGQVPGRLLQCPRTDPQAVATLRAAVQAGRGCEVDILNRAKDGRDYWVNIELIPLRDEAERVTGFMAVEVDITERVRTQERLRAALAEAQALMDTINRHAIVSQAAPDGTIVDANEAFCAISGYTRDELIGAPHRIVNSGVHDAAFWRDFWTTIASGQPWRGEICNRAKDGTLYWVDSIVAPIFDAQGEIERYLSIRFDITPRKRAEAAQREAQQRLDNLLRATGAATWVLDPDTGDVETDARWWTMLGEAPCPRASVATWAERVHPGDLPTVQLALQALIDGVSETFEQTVRLRHRDGHWVWVRSRARAYERDASGRARAVYGNNLDISDIKNAEEAAARAERLLRSAIEAVDEGFVLYDPEDRLVYCNERYRQYYPIGAAVMEVGRTFEEIVRYGAERGEYAEAIGRVDEWVRERVALHRRANTSLVQHLGDGRVLRVIERRTPDGYIVGFRIDITELERARAAAQEKEQLLLNALEALGASLTVFDARERLQWANERFYQLHAGLRDVLQLGVGFETFIRTGLERGEIQLPPGTDAEAWLRERLADFRAGRTDRVVYRPDGQVLRVVERRLPNGSVVGLRFDVTELEAARRAAEEASRAKSQFVANMSHEIRTPMNAVLGMLQLLLGTPLDARQRDYAEKAEAAAKSLLGIINDILDFSKIEAGKLELDPEPFAVDRLWRDLATIYAANLRGKRIELLFDIDAHIPPVLIGDALRLQQVLINLGGNAIKFTSVGSVTLRVRQLQQWTGDDGQRRVRLAFAVIDTGIGIPPEAQARIFSGFTQAEASTTRKYGGTGLGLAISQRLVRMMGGEITLDSEVGRGSTFAFELDFPVASDVPAAWQADGVARELRGLRALVVEDHPMARDVLVEAVRQLGWAADAVPDAEAALRRVRETEQPYDVVFVDWSLPGMDGLTLAESLRHADSPASASALIMVTASGREVLNEVPTQRQSVLDGFLVKPVTAGMLLEAVMRARAEAQGAAAPQAPVAGARRLAGLRVLVVEDNAINQQVARDLLQREGATVTLAEHGQAAVDALKRAPDAWDVVLMDMQMPVLDGLQATRVIREQLGLRALPIIAMTANAMADDRAACLAAGMNDHVGKPFAIDQLVRVLQQWAGEALARVQPGGAADGAAQAAAGEAEPPHDAGKQAAVRADDRPWPDADRVDVPAALERLGGDPVLYARLARQFAQSLPHTRAQLDARLGQPADPELAALLHTLKGTAATVGAQRLADAAAQAERAVKAQLAAGDRALPPVPPWWPALADELAVTADALHRVLAELQARGWVPPAEEGAADAARADPARWRAELQRLQALLATSDMEALDVHDRLLADAAIAADARWAPLHQAMETMDFAAAQAACAALLATAEEGGGAA from the coding sequence ATGGCCGACGCGCGTCCGACCCCGCCGGCGTCGCCCGCGGCGACCGTGGAAAGAAACGGCGGCGTGATCGCGCTGCTGGTCGTGGTGCTGGTGCTGGCGCTGGGCGTGGCGCTGGGGCGCTGGATCGACCGGCAGGCACAAGCGGCGCTGCAGGCACACCTGACGCAGGAGCTCGACGCCGCCAGCCGCCGGCTGCAAGCGGCGTTCGACCGCTACGGCAACCTGTTGCTCGGGGTGCGGGCGTGGATGCACGCGCAGCCCGACGCCGACTGGCGCGCCGCGCGCGCGTACGCCGGTCCGCTGGAGCTCGCGGAGCGTTTTCCGGCGCTGACGGGCTTTGCATACCTTCGCCGGCTGCCCGCCGACACGGTCGCGTCCTGGCAGGCGGCGCAGGCGCAGCGCCCCGGGGCGGCGGTGCGGGTGCGGCCGATGCGCCCGGGCGGGCCGCCGACCCCCGACCACTATGTGATCGACTGGATCGAGCCGAGCGGCCAGGACCACCTCGTGGGGTTGGAGCTGTCGTCCGACCCGATCCGCTGGGCGGCGATGCGCCAGGCCGCGCAGACCGGCGAGGTGGCGGTGACCGCCCCGGTACGGCTGGCCAACACCGAGCGCACCGAGTACGGCCTGCTGTTCGTGCTGCCGTTGTACCGCGGCGGCTGGACGCCGGCGTCGGTCGCGCAGCGCTGGGAGGCCTTGGAGGGCTTCGTCGTGCTCGGCGTGCCGGCGCTGGAGCTGGCGCGCGAGGCGGCGCTGAACGAGGCGCGCTACGACTGGCACTGGGTGGACCCGGAGGCGTCGCGCGCGGCCGCGGCGAGCCCGCCGGGCCAGCCGCTCGCGCTGGACCCGCCGGACGCGCTACCGGGGGTGGCGCTGCTCGACGCGGACGGGCACGATCCGACGTCGCCGGTGGCCGCGCTGCTCGACAGCGGTGCGCGCGTGGTGGCGCTGGGCGAGGCGATCCTGGGCCAGCGGCGCTACCAGCTCGGGGTGCGCAGCACCCCGGCACTCGAGGCCCAGTGGCACCCAGTGGGTGCCTGGATAGTCGGCGTCGGGGCGCTGCCGGTGGCGCTGCTCGCGGGGTGGGCGACGCTCGGCGTGTTTCGCCTGCGGCGCGAGCAGCGCGAGCGGCTCGCGCTGCTGCAGGGCGATGTGCAGCGGCTGTCGCTGGTGGCGCGGTACACGCAGAACGCCATCATCCTGACCGACCGCGACGGGCGCGTCACGTGGGTCAACGACGCGTGCGAGCGCATCACCGGCTACACCGCCGACGAGTTGATCGGCCAGGTGCCGGGGCGGCTGCTGCAGTGCCCGCGCACCGACCCGCAGGCCGTGGCCACGCTGCGCGCCGCGGTGCAGGCGGGGCGTGGCTGCGAGGTCGACATCCTCAACCGCGCGAAGGACGGACGCGACTACTGGGTCAACATCGAGCTCATCCCGCTGCGCGACGAGGCCGAGCGGGTCACCGGCTTCATGGCGGTGGAGGTCGACATCACTGAGCGGGTGCGCACGCAGGAGCGGCTGCGCGCGGCGCTCGCCGAGGCGCAGGCACTGATGGACACGATCAACCGCCACGCCATCGTCAGCCAGGCGGCGCCGGACGGCACCATCGTCGATGCGAACGAAGCCTTCTGCGCGATCAGCGGCTACACCCGCGACGAGCTGATCGGTGCGCCGCACCGCATCGTCAACTCCGGCGTGCACGACGCGGCGTTCTGGCGCGATTTCTGGACCACGATCGCCAGTGGGCAGCCGTGGCGCGGCGAGATCTGCAACCGCGCCAAGGACGGCACGCTGTATTGGGTGGACAGTATCGTCGCGCCGATTTTCGACGCGCAGGGCGAGATCGAGCGTTACCTGTCGATCCGCTTCGACATCACGCCGCGCAAGCGGGCGGAGGCCGCGCAGCGCGAGGCGCAGCAGCGCCTGGACAACCTGCTGCGCGCCACCGGCGCGGCAACGTGGGTGCTCGACCCCGACACCGGCGACGTCGAGACGGACGCGCGCTGGTGGACGATGCTGGGTGAGGCGCCGTGTCCGCGCGCGTCGGTCGCAACGTGGGCCGAGCGGGTGCACCCGGGCGACCTGCCGACCGTGCAGCTGGCGCTGCAGGCGCTCATCGACGGTGTGAGCGAGACGTTCGAGCAGACCGTGCGGCTGCGCCACCGCGACGGGCACTGGGTGTGGGTGCGGTCGCGCGCCCGCGCCTACGAGCGCGACGCGAGCGGCCGCGCACGTGCGGTGTACGGCAACAACCTCGACATCTCCGATATCAAGAACGCGGAAGAAGCCGCCGCGCGCGCCGAGCGGCTGCTGCGCAGCGCGATCGAAGCGGTGGACGAAGGGTTCGTGCTCTACGACCCCGAGGACCGGCTGGTGTACTGCAACGAACGTTATCGGCAGTACTACCCGATCGGCGCGGCGGTGATGGAGGTGGGGCGCACGTTCGAGGAGATCGTGCGCTACGGTGCCGAGCGCGGCGAATACGCGGAGGCGATCGGGCGCGTCGACGAATGGGTGCGCGAGCGCGTCGCGCTGCACCGCCGCGCGAACACCTCGCTGGTGCAGCACTTGGGCGACGGGCGTGTGCTGCGTGTCATCGAGCGCCGCACGCCGGACGGCTATATCGTCGGCTTTCGCATCGACATCACCGAGCTCGAGCGCGCCCGCGCCGCCGCGCAGGAAAAAGAACAACTGCTGCTCAACGCGCTGGAGGCGCTGGGCGCGTCGCTCACCGTGTTCGACGCGCGCGAGCGCCTGCAGTGGGCCAACGAGCGGTTCTACCAGCTGCACGCGGGCCTGCGTGACGTGTTGCAGCTGGGGGTGGGGTTCGAGACCTTCATCCGCACGGGCCTCGAGCGCGGCGAGATCCAGCTCCCCCCGGGCACCGACGCCGAGGCGTGGCTGCGGGAGCGGCTGGCGGACTTTCGCGCCGGGCGCACCGACCGCGTCGTGTACCGGCCCGACGGCCAGGTGTTGCGCGTCGTCGAGCGCCGGCTGCCCAACGGCAGCGTCGTCGGCCTGCGCTTCGATGTCACCGAGCTGGAGGCGGCGCGGCGCGCCGCCGAGGAGGCCAGCCGCGCCAAGAGCCAGTTCGTGGCCAACATGAGCCACGAGATCCGCACGCCGATGAACGCGGTGCTGGGGATGCTGCAGCTGCTGCTGGGCACGCCGCTCGACGCGCGCCAGCGCGACTACGCCGAAAAGGCCGAGGCGGCGGCCAAGTCGCTGCTGGGCATCATCAACGACATCCTCGACTTCTCCAAGATCGAGGCGGGCAAACTGGAGCTCGATCCGGAGCCGTTTGCGGTGGATCGCCTCTGGCGTGATCTGGCGACGATATACGCCGCCAACCTGCGCGGCAAGCGCATCGAGCTGTTGTTCGATATCGACGCGCACATTCCGCCGGTGCTGATCGGCGACGCGCTGCGGCTGCAGCAGGTGCTCATCAACCTGGGCGGCAACGCGATCAAGTTCACCAGCGTCGGCAGCGTCACGCTGCGCGTGCGGCAGCTGCAGCAATGGACGGGCGACGACGGGCAGCGGCGCGTGCGGCTGGCGTTCGCGGTCATCGACACGGGGATTGGCATCCCGCCGGAGGCGCAGGCGCGCATCTTCAGCGGGTTTACGCAGGCCGAGGCCTCGACCACGCGCAAATACGGCGGCACCGGGCTGGGGCTGGCAATCAGCCAGCGGCTGGTGCGCATGATGGGCGGCGAGATCACGCTGGACAGCGAGGTCGGCCGCGGCAGCACCTTCGCGTTCGAGCTGGACTTCCCCGTCGCCAGCGACGTGCCCGCTGCGTGGCAGGCCGACGGCGTCGCGCGCGAGCTGCGCGGCTTGCGCGCGCTGGTGGTGGAGGACCACCCGATGGCGCGCGACGTGCTGGTCGAGGCGGTCCGGCAGCTCGGTTGGGCGGCGGACGCGGTGCCGGACGCGGAAGCGGCGCTGCGCCGCGTGCGCGAGACCGAGCAGCCCTACGACGTCGTGTTCGTCGACTGGTCGCTGCCCGGCATGGACGGGCTGACGCTGGCGGAATCGCTGCGCCATGCCGATTCGCCCGCGTCCGCGTCGGCGCTCATCATGGTCACGGCCAGCGGCCGCGAGGTGCTCAACGAGGTGCCCACGCAGCGTCAGTCGGTGCTCGACGGCTTCCTGGTCAAGCCCGTCACCGCCGGCATGCTGCTGGAGGCGGTGATGCGCGCCCGTGCCGAGGCCCAGGGCGCAGCGGCGCCGCAGGCCCCGGTGGCGGGGGCGCGGCGCCTGGCGGGCCTGCGCGTGCTGGTGGTCGAGGACAACGCGATCAACCAGCAGGTGGCGCGAGACCTCCTGCAGCGCGAGGGCGCCACGGTCACGCTCGCCGAGCACGGGCAGGCGGCGGTCGATGCCCTCAAGCGCGCGCCCGATGCGTGGGACGTGGTGCTGATGGACATGCAGATGCCGGTGCTCGACGGCTTGCAGGCCACGCGCGTGATCCGCGAGCAGCTCGGCCTGCGGGCGCTACCGATCATCGCGATGACCGCCAACGCGATGGCCGACGACCGCGCGGCGTGCCTGGCGGCCGGCATGAACGACCACGTCGGCAAACCGTTTGCGATCGACCAGCTGGTGCGCGTGCTGCAGCAGTGGGCCGGCGAGGCGCTGGCGCGCGTGCAGCCGGGCGGGGCCGCGGATGGTGCTGCGCAGGCGGCCGCCGGGGAGGCCGAGCCACCGCACGACGCCGGGAAGCAGGCGGCGGTTCGCGCGGACGACCGCCCGTGGCCCGACGCCGACCGCGTCGACGTGCCTGCGGCGCTGGAGCGGCTGGGCGGCGACCCGGTGCTGTACGCGCGGCTGGCGCGCCAGTTTGCGCAGAGCCTGCCGCACACGCGCGCGCAGCTCGACGCGCGGCTCGGACAGCCGGCCGATCCGGAGCTGGCCGCGCTGCTGCACACGCTCAAAGGCACGGCCGCGACGGTCGGGGCGCAGCGGCTCGCCGACGCCGCCGCGCAGGCCGAGCGCGCCGTCAAGGCGCAACTCGCCGCGGGGGATCGCGCGCTGCCGCCGGTGCCGCCGTGGTGGCCCGCGCTGGCCGACGAGCTCGCGGTCACGGCGGACGCGCTGCACCGCGTGCTCGCCGAGCTGCAGGCGCGCGGCTGGGTGCCGCCGGCGGAAGAGGGCGCCGCCGATGCGGCCCGCGCCGACCCGGCGCGCTGGCGCGCCGAGCTGCAGCGGCTGCAGGCGCTGCTGGCCACCAGCGACATGGAGGCGTTGGACGTGCACGACCGGCTGCTGGCGGACGCGGCGATTGCGGCCGATGCGCGCTGGGCCCCACTGCACCAGGCGATGGAGACGATGGACTTCGCGGCGGCGCAGGCGGCGTGTGCGGCCTTGTTGGCGACCGCCGAGGAAGGGGGTGGTGCTGCATGA
- a CDS encoding diguanylate cyclase has translation MTAAERPAGWPDRKPRLLLVDDQPVQLQALYRTLAGDYQLFMATNGEQALQVALQQQPDLILLDVVMEGLDGFGVLQRLRAQAQTPAIPVIFVTAHSDQDIESRCLEAGAVDFITKPINPAVVRARVRTHLTLKFQSDLLRSLAFVDGLTGVANRRRFDERLALEWARAQRHGHALSLLLVDVDHFKAYNDRYGHQAGDEALRRVAACLTEQMRRGTDLVARYGGEEFACLLPDTDSEQALALAQRIVEAVPLMAIPHSACPVAPVLTVSVGVATRRGPTQPGWSSAALLGLADAQLYEAKRLGRARACAAVLEA, from the coding sequence ATGACCGCTGCCGAACGACCAGCCGGGTGGCCGGACCGCAAGCCGCGTCTGCTGCTCGTGGACGATCAGCCGGTGCAGCTGCAGGCGCTCTACCGCACGCTCGCCGGGGACTACCAGCTCTTCATGGCGACGAATGGCGAGCAGGCGCTGCAAGTGGCGCTGCAGCAGCAGCCGGACCTGATCCTGCTCGACGTCGTGATGGAGGGGCTGGACGGCTTTGGCGTCCTGCAGCGCCTGCGCGCACAGGCGCAGACGCCGGCGATTCCGGTGATCTTCGTCACCGCGCACAGCGATCAGGACATCGAGAGCCGCTGCCTGGAGGCCGGCGCGGTGGATTTCATCACCAAGCCGATCAACCCCGCGGTGGTGCGCGCGCGCGTACGCACGCACCTGACGCTGAAATTCCAGTCGGATCTGTTGCGCTCGCTCGCCTTCGTCGATGGCCTGACCGGTGTGGCCAACCGGCGGCGGTTCGACGAGCGGCTGGCGCTGGAGTGGGCGCGCGCGCAGCGCCACGGTCACGCATTGAGCCTGCTGCTGGTCGACGTGGACCACTTCAAAGCGTACAACGACCGCTACGGCCACCAGGCGGGGGACGAGGCGCTGCGGCGCGTGGCGGCGTGCCTCACCGAACAGATGCGGCGCGGCACCGACCTCGTCGCACGCTACGGCGGGGAGGAGTTTGCTTGCCTGCTGCCGGACACCGACAGCGAGCAGGCGCTGGCGCTGGCGCAGCGCATCGTCGAGGCAGTGCCGCTGATGGCGATCCCGCATTCGGCGTGTCCCGTGGCGCCGGTGCTCACCGTCAGCGTCGGGGTCGCCACGCGCCGTGGCCCCACCCAGCCCGGCTGGTCCAGCGCGGCGCTGCTGGGGTTGGCGGACGCGCAGCTCTACGAGGCCAAGCGCCTGGGCCGCGCGCGCGCCTGCGCGGCCGTGCTGGAGGCGTAA
- a CDS encoding thioredoxin family protein — MSAPADTAVPHRHTLPVPSSLSAAAQAARARGEPLVVMVTLAGCAFCDVVRQHHLGPMLQRGEVVAVQVDMLDRRTPVVDFQGRSTTGYELARAWRVRVAPTVLFVDERGRELAERLEGMGLADFYGPYLEERLRTARAALARAAR; from the coding sequence ATGAGCGCCCCAGCCGACACCGCCGTCCCCCACCGCCACACGCTGCCGGTGCCGTCGTCGCTGAGCGCCGCGGCGCAGGCCGCGCGCGCGCGCGGCGAGCCGCTGGTGGTCATGGTGACGCTCGCCGGTTGCGCGTTCTGCGACGTCGTGCGCCAGCACCACCTGGGTCCGATGCTGCAGCGCGGCGAGGTGGTCGCGGTGCAGGTCGACATGCTCGACCGGCGCACGCCGGTGGTCGATTTTCAGGGGCGCTCGACCACGGGTTACGAGCTGGCGCGGGCGTGGCGCGTGCGCGTGGCGCCGACGGTGCTGTTCGTCGACGAGCGGGGGCGTGAACTCGCCGAGCGGCTCGAGGGCATGGGCCTGGCCGATTTTTACGGCCCGTACCTGGAGGAGCGGTTGCGCACCGCCCGCGCGGCCTTGGCGCGCGCCGCGCGCTGA
- a CDS encoding PTS sugar transporter subunit IIA yields MNAILVIAHAPLASALRQCVLHVFPDAAHVVDALDVPPHQAPEETLAQARALMAVHGADDTLVLTDLFGATPCNVATRLLEGGHTRLVTGVNLPMLLRAVTYRHEPIDTLVSRATLGGTQGVMPLAPTAPQNQFHPPRHDPAHRDHQQ; encoded by the coding sequence GTGAACGCCATCCTCGTCATCGCCCACGCGCCGCTCGCGTCCGCGTTGCGGCAGTGCGTGTTGCACGTCTTTCCGGACGCGGCGCACGTGGTGGATGCGCTGGATGTGCCGCCGCACCAGGCGCCGGAGGAGACGCTCGCGCAGGCGCGCGCGCTGATGGCCGTGCACGGCGCCGACGACACGCTGGTGCTGACCGACCTGTTCGGCGCCACGCCGTGCAACGTCGCCACCCGGCTGCTGGAGGGCGGCCACACGCGGCTCGTCACCGGGGTCAACCTGCCGATGCTGCTGCGCGCCGTCACTTACCGCCACGAACCGATCGACACCCTCGTGTCGCGCGCCACGCTCGGTGGCACGCAGGGGGTGATGCCGCTGGCGCCGACCGCGCCGCAAAACCAGTTTCATCCCCCCCGCCATGATCCAGCGCACCGTGACCATCAGCAATAA
- a CDS encoding HPr family phosphocarrier protein — MIQRTVTISNKLGLHARASAKLTKLAGAFQCEVWLSRNGRRVNAKSIMGVMMLAAGLGATVEVETDGPDEQAAMEAIVALIDDKFGEGE; from the coding sequence ATGATCCAGCGCACCGTGACCATCAGCAATAAGCTCGGGCTGCACGCCCGCGCGTCGGCCAAGCTCACCAAGCTGGCCGGGGCATTCCAGTGCGAGGTGTGGCTCAGCCGCAACGGGCGGCGCGTCAACGCCAAGAGCATCATGGGCGTGATGATGCTGGCGGCGGGGCTGGGGGCGACGGTGGAGGTGGAAACCGACGGGCCCGACGAGCAGGCCGCGATGGAGGCCATCGTCGCGCTGATCGACGACAAATTCGGGGAGGGGGAATGA
- the ptsP gene encoding phosphoenolpyruvate--protein phosphotransferase translates to MTFTVHGQAVSRGVAIGRAVLVASSRLDVAHYFIAPEQVGAEIARLRAARDAVADEIRRLQQGLAHDEMEAHAELAALLEVHLMLLQDEHLHEGVKHWVSERHYNAEWALTAQLELVAKQFDEMEDPYLRERKADLEQLVERMLRVMRGEASPITAAPAPGAEEHPLVLIAHDLAPADMLHFKQGIFAGFVTDVGGKTSHTAIVARSMDIPAVVGARHASQLVQQDDWVIVDGDAGVLIVDPTPMMLAEYGYKQRQGAIERERLARIKNTPAVTLDGERIELLANIEQPEDTLPALSVGAVGVGLFRTEFLFMGRGGKLPDEEEQFDAYRRAIEGMHGLPVTIRTVDVGADKPLDHHRRDEHLNPALGLRAIRWSLAEPAMFLTQLRAILRAAAHGKVNVLIPMLAHLSEVRQVHAMLAKAREQLDRRGVAYGPVRVGAMIEVPAAALAVRLFVRHFDFLSIGTNDLIQYALAIDRVDESVAHLYDPLHPAVLRLVADTIAVAREAGKPVSVCGEMAGDVTMTRLLLGLGLRSFSMHPTQILPVKQQILRSDTRKLRDWAQRVVASDEPALLLAD, encoded by the coding sequence ATGACCTTTACGGTGCACGGGCAGGCCGTCTCGCGCGGGGTGGCCATCGGGCGGGCGGTGCTGGTGGCGTCCAGCCGGCTGGACGTGGCGCACTACTTCATCGCGCCGGAGCAGGTGGGCGCCGAGATCGCGCGGCTGCGTGCGGCCCGCGACGCGGTGGCCGACGAGATCCGCCGCCTGCAGCAGGGGCTGGCGCACGACGAGATGGAGGCGCACGCGGAACTCGCCGCGCTGCTGGAGGTGCACCTGATGCTGCTGCAGGACGAGCACCTGCACGAAGGCGTCAAGCACTGGGTGAGCGAGCGCCACTACAACGCGGAGTGGGCGCTGACCGCGCAGCTCGAGCTGGTGGCCAAGCAGTTCGACGAGATGGAGGACCCGTACCTGCGCGAGCGCAAGGCGGACCTGGAGCAGCTCGTCGAGCGCATGCTACGCGTGATGCGCGGCGAGGCGTCGCCGATCACGGCCGCGCCCGCGCCGGGAGCGGAGGAGCATCCGCTGGTGCTGATCGCGCACGACCTCGCGCCGGCCGACATGCTGCACTTCAAGCAGGGGATCTTTGCCGGCTTCGTCACCGACGTCGGCGGCAAGACCAGCCACACCGCGATCGTCGCGCGCAGCATGGACATCCCGGCGGTGGTCGGCGCGCGCCACGCCAGCCAGCTCGTGCAGCAGGACGACTGGGTGATCGTCGACGGCGACGCGGGCGTGCTGATCGTGGACCCGACGCCGATGATGCTGGCCGAGTACGGCTACAAGCAGCGCCAAGGGGCGATCGAGCGCGAGCGCCTCGCGCGCATCAAGAACACGCCGGCGGTCACGCTCGACGGCGAGCGCATCGAGCTGCTGGCCAACATCGAGCAGCCGGAGGACACGCTGCCGGCGCTGTCGGTCGGCGCGGTGGGCGTGGGGCTGTTTCGCACCGAGTTTCTCTTCATGGGCCGCGGCGGCAAGCTGCCGGACGAGGAGGAGCAGTTCGACGCCTACCGCCGCGCGATCGAGGGCATGCACGGCCTGCCGGTGACGATCCGCACCGTCGACGTGGGCGCCGACAAGCCGCTGGACCACCACCGGCGCGACGAGCACCTCAACCCGGCGCTGGGTCTGCGCGCGATTCGCTGGAGCCTGGCCGAGCCGGCGATGTTCCTGACGCAGTTGCGCGCGATCCTGCGCGCGGCGGCGCACGGCAAGGTCAACGTGCTCATCCCGATGCTCGCGCACCTGAGCGAGGTGCGGCAGGTGCACGCGATGCTGGCCAAGGCGCGCGAGCAGCTCGACCGCCGCGGCGTCGCCTACGGGCCGGTGCGCGTCGGCGCGATGATCGAGGTGCCCGCGGCGGCGCTGGCGGTGCGGCTGTTCGTGCGGCACTTCGACTTCCTGTCGATCGGCACCAACGACCTGATCCAGTACGCGCTGGCCATCGACCGCGTGGACGAGTCGGTGGCGCACCTGTACGACCCGCTGCACCCGGCGGTGCTGCGGCTCGTCGCCGACACCATCGCCGTGGCGCGCGAGGCGGGCAAGCCCGTGAGCGTCTGCGGCGAGATGGCCGGTGACGTCACGATGACGCGGCTGTTGCTGGGGCTGGGGCTGCGCAGCTTCTCGATGCACCCGACGCAGATCCTGCCGGTCAAGCAGCAGATCCTGCGCAGCGACACGCGCAAGCTGCGCGACTGGGCGCAGCGCGTCGTCGCCAGCGACGAGCCGGCGCTGCTGCTGGCCGACTGA
- a CDS encoding type II toxin-antitoxin system VapC family toxin has product MAGSGVILDTHALLWMDRDDPALGAQARTLIEAAWRSGRVAVSAISFWEVAMLAERGRVVLPEPVTQWRHGWLQAGLEEVPVDGGIALLATQLRDSHRDSADRFIIATAMHRHATLVTADRLILDWPGGLSRQAADV; this is encoded by the coding sequence GTGGCAGGCAGCGGGGTGATCCTGGACACCCACGCGCTGCTGTGGATGGATCGGGACGATCCGGCCCTGGGGGCACAGGCGCGTACCCTCATCGAAGCGGCGTGGCGCTCGGGTCGTGTGGCGGTGAGCGCCATCAGCTTTTGGGAGGTGGCGATGCTGGCCGAACGCGGCCGCGTGGTGCTGCCCGAGCCGGTCACCCAGTGGCGGCACGGCTGGCTGCAAGCCGGGCTGGAGGAGGTCCCCGTCGATGGGGGCATCGCGCTGCTGGCGACGCAGCTGCGCGACTCGCACCGTGACTCCGCCGACCGGTTCATCATCGCGACGGCCATGCACCGACACGCGACCCTCGTGACGGCCGATCGCCTCATCCTGGATTGGCCCGGCGGGCTGTCCCGTCAGGCGGCCGATGTCTGA
- a CDS encoding type II toxin-antitoxin system Phd/YefM family antitoxin, with protein MQTIRASEFKAKCLALMDAAAATGETWVITKNGKPVAELRPYSGGRAASPFGRHPTLEIRGDVIAPLEDDLWQAAG; from the coding sequence ATGCAAACGATTCGCGCCTCTGAATTCAAAGCCAAGTGCCTGGCGCTCATGGATGCGGCCGCCGCGACGGGTGAGACGTGGGTCATCACCAAGAACGGCAAGCCGGTGGCGGAATTGCGTCCGTACAGCGGGGGGCGGGCTGCGTCCCCGTTCGGGCGGCATCCGACCCTGGAAATCCGCGGTGATGTGATCGCCCCGCTGGAGGATGACCTGTGGCAGGCAGCGGGGTGA